ctccagttgaggagcaactggaggagACGGGgcgcaagtctccagttgaggagcaactggaggagACGGGgcgcaagtctccagttgaggagcaactggaggagACGGGgcgcaagtctccagttgaggagcaactggaggagACGGGgcgcaagtctccagttgaggagcaactggaggagACGGGgcgcaagtctccagttgaggagcaactggaggagACGGGgcgcaagtctccagttgaggagcaactggaggagACGGGgcgcaagtctccagttgaggagcaactggaggagACGGGgcgcaagtctccagttgaggagcaactggaggagACGGGgcgcaagtctccagttgaggagcaactggaggagACGGGgcgcaagtctccagttgaggagcaactggaggagACGGGgcgcaagtctccagttgaggagcaactggaggagACGGGgcgcaagtctccagttgaggagcaactggaggagACGGGgcgcaagtctccagttgaggagcaactggaggagACGGGgcgcaagtctccagttgaggagcaactggaggagACGGGgcgcaagtctccagttgaggagcaactggaggagACGGGgcgcaagtctccagttgaggagcaactggaggagACGGGgcgcaagtctccagttgaggagcaactggaggagACGGGgcgcaagtctccagttgaggagcaactggaggagACGGGgcgcaagtctccagttgaggagcaactggaggagACGGGgcgcaagtctccagttgaggagcaactggaggagACGGGgcgcaagtctccagttgaggagcaactggaggagACGGGGCGCAAGTCTCCAGTTAAATTTTAGTATGTCCCAATTGGTCTATTGCATAGGGTCTTTTGTGACTTTATTACTCTCTAAATTGCTTTTTCTAATGTACGAGGTTTCTTGAAATGCGCAAACGAtttcattgcaaaaaaaatcatATAGTGTGTTAAATACACCAAGGGAACCAAgctataataaaataaaagcttGAAGCTTTAAGGACattcgcgcgaaaatcttcccaGGGTGAAATTTGTTTTACTTCTCGCCTGACGTTAGGACATAAATATTAACAAGAAAATGGCGGAGAGAGAGGGAAGGGAAATATACCTTAATTTCGATAGATGGGTCATAAAATATTAATcacttttacttgttttttaatcAATACCTGGcgtttaaaccaatcagatgattacacaatttttttcacGAACGAGAGAAGTTTCATGAATAAGAAAAATTTTGTGAACAATTAGCAACCTGGTGATTGCTTTTAATTCACAAAGTAGTAGTGAAATAGAGGGGTCATTCGAGCGAGTGGAAAAGCGAACGAGGCATTATTTGCATTAAACTGACGTATTTGTATTAATTCAATGAATTTGTGGTGAATAGTGGATTTTCAGTTggcaaagcaaacaaaaaataaacagaataaaatgaagaaataaaattgaataaatTCATTTTATGCAAGGTAAATAATTATAGGCTGAAttaaattgcttaaaatttctgttgaaagaaattaaagggGAAATTTGACACAACCAAAGGTAATAAACAGTATAAAGCCAAATTTAAACAGAAATAAAGGAAGTGAGATAGATATTTTTCACATGTTTTTACACAACTTAAAGCTAAAATCGGTTTACCTTTGAACCAGGAAAAAACAGTTGTAAAGgaagaaaattaacaaaactgATGATAAAAGTGCGTCCTTGCCCCTCTCATAAAATATTAATcacttttacttgttttttaatcAATACCTGGcgtttaaaccaatcagatgattacacaatttttttcacGAACGAGAGAAGTTTCATGAATAAGAAAAATTTTGTGAACAATTATCAACCTGGTGATTGCTTTTAATTCACAAAGTAGTAGTGAAATAGAGGGGTCATTCGAGCGAGTGGAAAAGCGAACGAGGCATTATTTGCATTAAACTGACGTATTTGTATTAATTCAATGAATTTGTGGTGAATAGTGGATTTTCAGTTggcaaagcaaacaaaaaataaacagaataaaatgaagaaataaaattgaataaatTCATTTTATGCAAGGTAAATAATTATAGGCTGAAttaaattgcttaaaatttctgttgaaagaaattaaagggGAAATTTGACACAACCAAAGGTAATAAACAGTATAAAGCCAAATTTAAACAGAAATAAAGGAAGTGAGATAGATATTTTTCACATGTTTTTACACAACTTAAAGCTAAAATCGGTTTACCTTTGAACCAGGAAAAAACAGTTGTAAAGgaagaaaattaacaaaactgATGATAAA
The genomic region above belongs to Montipora capricornis isolate CH-2021 chromosome 8, ASM3666992v2, whole genome shotgun sequence and contains:
- the LOC138014137 gene encoding transcription factor TFIIIB component B'' homolog, which translates into the protein MANSSEMHYKQRECKSPVEEQLERECKSPVEEQLEETGRKSPVEEQLEETGRKSPVEEQLEETGRKSPVEEQLEETGRKSPVEEQLEETGRKSPVEEQLEETGRKSPVEEQLEETGRKSPVEEQLEETGRKSPVEEQLEETGRKSPVEEQLEETGRKSPVEEQLEETGRKSPVEEQLEETGRKSPVEEQLEETGRKSPVEEQLEETGRKSPVEEQLEETGRKSPVEEQLEETGRKSPVEEQLEETGRKSPVEEQLEETGRKSPVEEQLEETGRKSPVEEQLEETGRKSPVEEQLEETGRKSPVEEQLEETGRKSPVEEQLEETGRKSPVEEQLEETGRKSPVEEQLEETGRKSPVEEQLEETGRKSPVEEQLEETGRKSPVEEQLEETGRKSPVEEQLEETGRKSPVEEQLEETGRKSPVEEQLEETGRKSPVEEQLEETGRKSPVEEQLEETGRKSPVEEQLEETGRKSPVEEQLEETGRKSPVEEQLEETGRKSPVEEQLEETGRKSPVKF